agtgtaattctgaattgattaaaaaggtttaaatcaatagcataacgaataagaagaatcaagtaggcagaaagataaaagtttctctattctaagaagaagggggagtaccttttatcatgttttatgataagacttaatgattaagaaccatatctcaattgatcctctaagtgactcttaatacaattgtatgtctaagaagaggaatcgagaattgaagaaatggttaaatcaagaattcaatcatacttcgttccagaaacaagtcttagagttaagattgtgacattgagtggcaagtcttaagaaggtttataacattcatcaaatgaagaatttggaaaaaggttttcttattcttgcacatttgaaattgggaagttgtgatgtcttggataagacaaagaccaactaggaccaattttatgtggtgtttttgtcttgataaaagctacactaactcttgaatatttggttgtcaagaaatgtttattgacaagagaatcttatatgtcaaggagccagtgggagtcttaatgatctcgaAAAGTttaaagaactaatcaagaataaaccttatcgatcatcactagcacacgagttgaggtttacaacctatcgtgttgacactatcttgtttctatgcccttccaattgagttaattatgcatgtaagtcctatgaagatagtgattgtgaaaattggattctcgaattcgattatggttacggtatccctttccatgattcgaattgtgagatttggcaattagtctaaattgtttagacacacatatgaggtATCTAAGGGAAAGGAtcattgtaatttcattggcaatagtcattgtgactttagtgcagtgacattatgaaagcatcattgcataaaatgttagaatctaacatattccataagtggcaagaatttgatattttttcacttgtggaaaggattaggagttgtgaaatgagtatgattggaaatgtgttcatttgatctatttcacaaagtaaggactataggtaaacattgtgtgcatgctaagagcatgggacaagtttagtaataatttaagtaagaagttgattacctgaaacaacaaataatgagtaatcgatatggtgataaataaaaggtgttttatttatactcaaggtttgaggccatatgggattagtattattcttgcgtttcactttgcatgttttgacttcctaaataatttaattggtttagaacagtcaaattattcgaacgggccacagtcgttcatatgttggaagtagatatgaatgaagactgtcgtgaattggtgtgtggattgtctaaagagcattagacataagcaaatgtttgctacaacgttcatgagtgcttatgaatatgatttgagcattggattaaacccacgctcacttggatcacttcatggattttatcacgagtgattggtgaaatgataatatcttatattcttgaaaccaagatgtgtgagttgtatcttgcgagtcggttgcacattgataatatgtaaacgcaccggtaacttggtgttataaaacatattgttgtgtgtgattcggtgagtaagtgcaagcaagcattgaatcaaagtttatccgttccttttatccaaagtagggtgaaagcgatatttgtgggaccctcgatgatttagtgatgacacctaggtgcttggccaagccgggactaaattgatgtgttcaattgtagtctgttgcatggtccttttgggttgcctaggtgcatggtccttttgggttgccttcaccaaagcaacttgataggatgaattatggagagaaaggattaattatgatttattaatatattacgagaaaaatatattaaaggagaaatcatattgtttaattaatattagtcaagaattaatacaaattaagtttgtggctaaaagagattaattaaacttaagggactggaattgtaattataagataattgcaattgggccatggaatgctttataatataaggttggacgaattcaatggggaaacccattagaaatcgtccaaggcttgttaaggaaggagtccatgggttgcttagggcttaagcatccaaattagggtttccttgttagataaccctaatagcctcactatttaaggaccccttgggcaccaaaaacgtgggcaactaaatccttagggtttctacacgtttttgggtgtttCTTATCTTCTcctattcatcctcttgctcttggtgtttgtgaaccattagaggagtgacatctgtgactctaagctttctaaagtcattacaatgaggatttgagattgttattgctacataacaatcaagatatgatctaaaccctaatttatatgttatattgattatcatatgctagatctagggtttatagtcttggatgaattgcatgtacaatagagaaacctagatccaagcattagggtttgtatgagcacataggatgttcttatagctaaaactcATCAGTTATCACAGAAAaaatccatgggctcctttatagttggcacaactccaaggtctccaatgaagttcttcaaccatatcgcctccttcgacgcttcgcttgccgctatatactctgattcgcacgttgaatcaactacggtctcttgcttggaacttttccaagtcactacccCTCCATTAAAGGTAAAGACCCAgaccgactgcgaatggtagttgtccctatcggtttgaaaactggcgtcactataccctcgcacccttaagccaccactcccactgaggactagaaaccattccttggtcctccaaagatacttaagaatattcttgactgcagtccaatgtgctttgctagggttcccttgatatttgctgaccatgatcaaagcgaaggccacatcagggcgagtacaagccatagcatacataatcggtactcgggctttgagtcttactcaacttgcattactttggattggtaactccacCTTCTtagagttctccatactaaaatgctttagtactttgtccaagtaagtattctgactatgTCCTATTAGttttttacttttgtttctcactatccttattcctaaaatataggcagcctctctgaggtccttcatagcgaaacacttcccaagctaggacttgacttcctgcagcgtcgggatgtcgtttcctatgagtagtatgtcatcgacatacaatacgaggaagctaactatactcccactggctttgacatatacacgtgattcatcctcgcttcgcagaaaaccaaactctttgactttctcatcgaaacaaagatttcatctgcgagatgcttgcttcaatccataaatggatttttcaagcttgcacactctattggggtgttTTGAtttaacaaaaccctctggttgattcatgtaaacattctcagccaactttccgttaaggaaagtggttttgacatccatctgccatatctcatagtcatgaaatgcaccaatggccagcatcaccctaatagactttatcttcgcaaccggtgagaaggtctcatcataatcaactccggtagtttgagtaaagcccttcgcaaccaatcacgccttataagtgtgcacattaccatccatgttagtcttcttcttgaagatccacttgcacccgaccatcttacgacctgacacattatcaaccaagctccaaacttggttatcgtacatggactgaatttcGCTGTCTATCGCccctttccactttgcagactccgggactgacatggcttccttatagctgttaggttcgtccaaattcactAGTGTGCTATCACTAATCAACGTATCCCCttatgtagtaatatgaaaactatAAAATTGGGGTTGAACCTTAACTATTTCGGAACGTTtgagaggtaaggactcgtcaatcggttcaaccggagtttcctcctcaggttgagtgctagcgTTAGAGGTTCTTTCattgctcgactcttgaatctcttcaagatcgaattgcctcccattgtccccttggcttatgagttctcgttctcggaaaacccctctcctcgcaacgaagacaacattgtcactcggtatatagaagagatatccaaaggacttatgcgggtagccgatgaaaatacaccgttcACTACAAggctcgagcttgtcgtgagtctcttatcttacgaaagcctcgcaaccccaaaccttgatatgtgtcaacaagggagctttccctgtccacatttcatgaggtgttttggcaaccttattCGTAGGgaataagttaaggatatgggcgggagtctctaaggcataccccataatgagataggtagcgaagcacgactcatcatggaacgaaccatgtctagcaaggttcgattacgcatctcagccacaccattcaactgcggtgtcctaggtggcgtcaattatgaaacgattccgcattccatgaggtagtcgtggaattcaagagaTTATATGAAATATATAATTTTCTATGGATCAAAATCCAAATCCATAACCAAAAATGCAGAAGCAAAGTCATGTAGTGATGGTGTCATCATAAGTTTCAAGTAGGATTATTGACATAGAAGCACAATAATGTTTTCCATTTGGTTTTAAAAGGTTCTTCAACTAATTTTAGTACCTTTGACCCCACTAAAGTGACAAATTACTTGTCATTTACACCATGGTCCGGTCACCCAGTAATTAAATGTGGCGTTGCCTTTAGACTTTCGATTTCTTCAATTAATTAACACCTCATCAATGACACATCAACTTTGCCTTCGTATAACTGTTCAAAAAAGAGCTTTACTCGAGTCGTTTATCAAAATCGTGTTGAAGTATTCAAAATTCTAGGGCTTTTCTCTCCCAGTCCAGTAAGTTTTCTCTCATCTATGGTTCTTTTGTAGTTAAAGTTCATAGCGAACCCATACCCTATTTTCTTGAAAGTGCATTTGCACTATAATGGTGTTTTTACAAGACATCCACATAGATATACTGGTGGTGATACGTTCATGTTTACTGATCATGATTTCTTTGGAAAGGATTTACATGGGAGTTGAGAATTTCTAGAAAGGTTTGTCGGAGAACCTTTTGAGAAACTTTATTACTCAACATGTGATCAAACTATGGCAGATGGTCTTACGGTAATAGCCAACGAAATGGATTATCAAGTGTTTATCGATGTTGCCTATCAAGCACCTGAAAGGCTAATAGACCTGTATTTAGATCATATTGGGGAAGGATTTGAGGATTGGTTTGGTGAAGAAAGTGATGAAATTGGTTTAGTGATCCACGGGGATGACAAAGAACCTTCACAAGGAATCCCTGATCCTGAACCAACCTATATGTTTGATGTTGGTTTGGAAGATGAAATCAATAGGGAATATTGTACCCCTCTAAACAAGACCAAGGACGATGAGTTTCTTAACAAGTTATGCCCAGAAGGTGGATAAGAGATAAAGGTTGAAAATGGATAATAGTGAGGAATTGGACAATGATGTTATTGAGGAACATCGTATCTTTAATCCTCAGGTACACTGGAAGAAGCAAGtccttgtcacaactagcaaattagGGTTGAGATTGTGACTCTTGTTCAAACAATCCCTCTATGTAACCTTATTTCATTAAGCTATTGAAGTCCAAAACAACAATgttatatgaatacatatgtgcATACACTAACAATCAAGTAGTAATAACCTCATGCAAGGCCAAAACTTGATCCAATAGCTAAGCCCAATCAACTTTTGGGCCTTGACCCAAGAATTCTTGGCCCAAACACTATAGGTTGAAAACCCATTTcctttgggccttattggactGAAAACTCTCTTATTGGGCCCAATTAAGTCCAAAAGCTCATACACACTTCAAACCGAAAACCCAACTAAGAACATAGGGTGTTTTCGGCCACCCTGAGACCGAAAACCCCCTTGATAAGCCTCTAAGGCCAAAAAACTCCTAGGATTTTCGGTTGGGAGTCAAGATaaacaaaaaaaagagaaaaggaAATACCAAAAAGGTtgacacctcactattacccCACAAACATCAACACAATTAACCATCATATATCCATGCATATGTACTAATGACCACCATATTTCTATGCTAATTATCCAACATGTTTCTAAGATAATTATCCATCAAATAAAAAGAAAGCATCCCTACCTCCCCCATAAATTCCGTTCACCTCTCCCCCCTctctatcttcatcttcatctctcaCTTCGTCTTCTCCATTCCTCCATAATCCTCTCAAGAACAAGTTCAAGTCTTCCAAAGATCTATCCCTCCAAGTTAGTTCTTAGgatttttggtaagtatttctTGTTAGTCTAGTGTTTTTCTACACATTCATACTAGTTTTGTTACATTTACACACATTTATATGTGTTATTATCCATAGGGTAATACCATCACCAAGTGTTCTTCAACCAtctttaagtgttctaagcttgaggaTCTTCATCTTCGCCTTTTTATCCACTAAGATTCCACTAAAGGTCAGTTCATACCCCTTCATTTTCGAGTTTTTCCAAGCTTTtagaggggggaatacaagtaaacaaatCTTATTTGGATGATCTAAAGGCTTTGCAAACTAAAAATACAAGTTATGTCACTAAAACATATCTAAGCTTAAAAaccagctttctacagaaaagttgtgGTTTGTTCACCGACTGTTTTGCCCTGCTTAAACTTCGTATATTTCAAAACTGTTCAATATGTAAATAGTTCAGGTCTATACATTTTTAAGGACTACTTACACATGTTCATAcgttttttctacaatttatggtgatttttacaaaaatgtCAATCATTTCATAACATTTTCAGACCAGGCTGTAAAAATGAAAGTTTTCACTCTGTTTAAGAACCATTTAAGGCTAGGGAAAAATATTATGGACAAATTAGACTCATTTTCTAAGCTCTaagaatttacggatccaaatttcgacttacgatgatttttctataatatttctaaAAACATGGACAGAAAAGTCAAAAACTAGAAATTGTCTTTATCATAATGTTTTATACTTGTGTTTAGATGTAAGTTTATATGttataatcttttaaaacatctagACATGATAACTTACATGTGTTTTTATATCTGATTATATAAATAGAgtttttctagcaaaaatggttacATTATAGTCACTTACTAATTTAGtgggttttaacccaaaaatattatgttttgattTCACGTTTACATACTAGACAAAATAaactttcatatttatataaaagattatatatGAATAGTTTCAAAGACATGCTTATtatattttacaagaaaaaaaggAGCCGTAGTTTGCGTAAATCCGTTAATGCTCTAGTGAGACGTTCCTTCACCGTACATACCTAGCGTACACCTTAAGtcctgcattataaccagagtctccttgagggaAAGAGAGaccgttgtgtatagatctatacgggattgacaatcccacacctcagTTCTTCGCTATAGTCAGACCGACAAATTTAGGGTGGCAAAAGTCTACCAAttccgacgcctaaagaacgtcgttcaggcataacagtcatatcaagtatggttataagagCTCACATAAGGATTAACAAAACTATATTGGTTTACGGGAAGCTTACACTTCACcggttttattaaaatataaaactacATATCATTTTCAGTACACAATCACTTACACTTTTggtattagggtttaagactaaAACTTACTTATAAGaagatattggattttctggttaCATACATTATTACTTCACAAGGAAAAGATACAAGggaattacatacaattacatttcatattaaagaaaatatcagattttttgGGAGTACACAAAACCATTTTTTGCAAAACAGTTACAAACCCTtttcatacaaaatgcttatgaactcaccaactttatagttgacacttttcaaaatcacttgtgttCTCCGGAAACCAGTAGACAAGTATTCCACCCTTCTCGAGGATCGGCGTCGTCGTTTCATGTTTTCCACTTTTTAGATACTTGTATCTAACTTTTGAACAAATAAAGTGTTGTAAGAAATGTAAACTTGTATTatcaatgtatgaatgtttggaTTGCTATGTTTCATTACTATTCAATTGATATGATACTGCACATGCAGTCACTCCATCCGCCCCCAgaagtttccgccgttccggtttgagGGTGTGACGGTACCAATTTTAGGCATGAGATTTCAGAATCCAAAACAGATTAAGAGCATGTTATGTAATTGTGCTGTTAAGAATGGCTATCAACTATGGTTCGAAAAGAATTACAGTAAGAGGCTTCTAGTATTGTGTTGTAAAGGTGATTGTACTTTCAGGCTATATGCAAGTTGGATGAGTATAGAACACAATTTTCAAATCAAATCTCTAAAAAGTGAGCATCAATGTGCTAGGAACTACAAACCAGGTTTTGTCAATTACCGATGGATTGATAGCCACTACACCAAGGAGATTTTGCATAAACAGAAACTGACAATTAGGCAACTAAGATTGGAGGTCATCAAGAAATTTGGTATTGAAGTCAGTATTAGCCAATGTAGAAGGGCCAAACAATATGCTATGAATATTATTGAAGGTACCCTTATTGAACATTATGCTAAGCTCTGGTCTTATGGAGAGGAAATTAGAAGATCCAACCCTGGTTTAACAGTCAACATGGATGTACTTACAATCCCAGATGGAAGTAATCACTTTAGTAAGTATTAAGTTTGTTTTGATGGTGTAAAGAAGGGTGGTTAGAAGGGCGTAAGAAGATGATTGGAATTGATGGTTGCTTCCTGAAAGGGTATGCTACTGGTGagttgctttgtgctatggggaaAGATGCTAGGGACCAAATATACCCAATTGCCTGGGCAGTAGTATGTGTTGAAAACAAGGAAAACTAGAAATGGTTTCCCGTCATTGTTATTTGTTAAGTGATGATCTCAATCTTGGTATGGGACAAGGTTTCACTCTTATGTCATACCAACACAAGGTAAGAAAAACATTTTATTACTTCTCTTTTACAAAGTATACTACCCAATTCATTTTTAACTACTTGTATGTTGGTATAGGGTCTTATGGAAGCTATCAAGGAATTGTTACCCCACGTTGAGCATAGGTATTGTGCAAGGCACATTGTGGCCAACTTTAGTAAAAAGTTTCCATGGGCATAGTTTGTTAATTTGTTTTGCTCTACATGTAATGCACCAACAAAACAATCTTTCAAGGAAACAATGAAGGATATTGAGCTTATGAGTCCAGAGGAAAGTAACTACTTGATGGAGAAGGACCCTAGAACATGGTCAATAGCTTACTATCAAGTTGGTAGATGTTGTTCTTGTTGGatatggtgtctaagtccataactttatttggtatgtacttgacccgacccgacatggtccatttgggtttcatggcattgcaatacttggatagacaaaatgagagaaagtacacttgtgattattaatatattataagttctaatatattaataatagtattatttaattagtgttgatcaagtattaatctagtattaatttggtgatcaaagtgagactaattaaatatatagggttgattatgacaatcatcaattcttttatggtggattaatgatccatggtttatgggtttggttataaccatatggagctccatggatagttcatgggagttacaaacccatgggtcatgagaaatacagagtcatgacaattagggtttacatttgtaactcctaattatgacacactataaaagaaaccctatagcatgcaaaatcggcactaagagtattcttgtgagggcatagccgattttgaagtgtagaagtattctctctagttattccaaggttgtagtgttgtgtgaagcatttgaggcacaacatttggggtgctaggctcacaaagtcttgaaggaatccaagcaacaacaaggtatgtatttctactagtttttatgttttatgtaatccccatgccatgctagttaggaaataaccttgaaaaagaaacttgcatgtatatagagaaaacatagattcaaggttattagggttgcatgtacacttaggaagtgttagaatgctgaaaacccatcagtggtatcagagcctaggattgttttctgtatacttgatgcaaaactgcttgaaaaatgaaaaatctgCTCACTAACgactggactcgccaagttcatggggaggactcgccgagtccatgaacaaattcatcctactcatcgagtaggatcttgcactcgacgagtaggagcgtgttGGGCAGtttttcgtgttttgttgctagaaatggattaaaatcattatcccaatctgttttggacttgtaaaatctgttttttcaaaatgataatgattatgttaacccatttttgCATCACTTTTATCaactttcaagtattgtatatgttaatatgattcttgaaattgtttgacatgaatttgtgttcttatgagtttttagaagatcataggaattatgtgtaacctccatgtatgtttaattcgtgatcttaatggcaatgatggtgtccataacttgtcctcaagttatggataaccaaaagtcacttctttaaaagttgaAATTAAAGAGTagtaggtttcataaaatgaagagtcttcaactttatgaaccattaaaactcataagttacaaattgaagagacttggaatagtttcaattcttgccctcaagttttggaatttgtaaagtcttacactttaattccaatttttttttaagttaaaaaaaatcaaactttatggacttcattagattaattaaagtgtttaattaaaagagttaataattctataaggacatggtttaagtttaattaaattaagagtatagtttaattaatagattaaaccaccaagtattttaattgtttaaaatacacccttatactattattataattttaattatatagatatgtataagaatatgtcattcttaccgttagtagacttcattcatgaagccggtctataaggggggtataaggttgttgcctataaaatggtgacttaatgggtgtccactctcacccaccgcttccttgatcggtggagggtcgttagccgaacgggtaggatacgactttaaatactcattaaaagtataatgaattataaagtaactatacattatagattcccaatcttagttactttaggaaaatgtgaaattggtgctagtccataaaattacactttataccttaccaagtcgttagtggagcgtgtgtggttaaccgacacactaacatggactagtaagagtggcaaagggtaacttgactttattatagatcggtggagcgtgtgtggttaaccggcacatcgattaggtaatattgttaagggtaccaagtcaatttgtatggttattcacaccttgtttgtgatcctcggcatcccagacacaaacttgagagggcacaatcgagattcaaacatgccattgaaaagttcaatgtatctcataagatctaggagtttcaaaaccaataaaacctaataataaaatatttcgttctaatggtggaaatt
The genomic region above belongs to Lactuca sativa cultivar Salinas chromosome 4, Lsat_Salinas_v11, whole genome shotgun sequence and contains:
- the LOC111921516 gene encoding uncharacterized protein LOC111921516; amino-acid sequence: MRFQNPKQIKSMLCNCAVKNGYQLWFEKNYSKRLLVLCCKGDCTFRLYASWMSIEHNFQIKSLKSEHQCARNYKPGFVNYRWIDSHYTKEILHKQKLTIRQLRLEVIKKFGIEVSISQCRRAKQYAMNIIEGTLIEHYAKLWSYGEEIRRSNPGLTVNMDVLTIPDGRWLEGRKKMIGIDGCFLKGYATGELLCAMGKDARDQIYPIAWAVVCVENKEN